The following DNA comes from Planctomycetota bacterium.
GGGGGGCGGCGGCGAGGGATGCATTCTTGAATGGTCCTATCCCGGTCAGGCCCAGCAAGTCATCCCCACCGGCAGTCTGTTCGCGCAGGTGGCGCCGCCCCAATTCAGCGTCGCGGCGGGCACGCTTTCCAACTGCGCCGCCCTGAGCATCCGTTGCCCCACGCCGGGGGCGACGGTGCAGGTTTCCATCAACGGAGGCGTCGCCACTCCGTACACGGGGCCCATCGTGATCGGTTCCGGCACGACGACCGTGACGGCGACGGCCTCCCGGACGACGCCGGGGGCGACTCTGTCGAACAGCACCACCAGCGCGACCTTCACGGTCAACGACACGACCCCTCCCGCGATCGCCATGGTCCAGAGTTATGGGGAAAATAAAGTGCGGCTCGTCTTTTCCGAGCCCGTTACGCAGGCTTCCGCCGAGAACACCGCGAATTACACCTTTACGCCGGCGGCCACGGTCACGGGAGCGGCACTTCAATACGATCAGCAAACCGTCATCCTGACGGTGACGGGCCTCACGGCGGGCACCGATTACATCCTGCGGGTCAATAACGTCCAGGATCGCGCCGGTCCGGCGAATGCGATTCCCGGTCCTCCGGGCGGATCGGTGACCTACAGCGGCGCCTACAAGGTCTTCACCCACCGCCCTTGGCGGGAGACGAATCTCGTCGATTGGTACCGGTTTGATGAGCGGGTTGGGATCACCGCCGCGGATTCCTCGGGAAGCGCCACGGGGGGGAACAATGGAACCCTGCCCCCGCAGGATCTGGTGGGCGGGAACACGGGACCTTATTGGATCGAGGAAGGGAAGTTTCTGGGCGCTCTCTTCTTCGACGGGGAGAACGACTTCGTGACGATCAGCGACGTCGCCCCCGTCGTGGGCGGCGGTCCGGCGAGCGTGGCCTTCTGGGTGCGGACGGGCATGAGGACCGGCGGAACGAACGCGAATCTCTATCAAGCCCCCGCCGTATTGGGCGTCGAAGTGGGTGGCGCCAACGACATTCGTTACGGAGCGTTCAACCAGAGCGGCCAGATTCTCGCCCAGGCGGGAGATTCGAACCCGATCGTGGCCGGAACCAACGTGGTCAACTGGCAGTGGCATCATGTCGTTTTCACGCGGGACCCGACCACGGGTCAGTTCCGCGCCTACATCAATGGGGATCGGGAGGTTCCGGCCGCCGTGACGGGGGATGCCGGAGCCAAGACGGGCGCGCTTACCCGGATGGCGTGGCCTAACGGAACCCCCTTCTGGTCGGCGTGCGCCGCCGCCCTCGATGAACTGAGGATCTATAATGCCATCCTCACCCAGGCCGAGGCCGTCAGCCTGGCCAACACGATCCCGCGCGTTCTGGCGTCGGGACCGACGCAACCGGTGGACGTCGGTGCGACGGCGACGCTGTCGGCGTCGCTCAGCCCGGCGCAGGACGACGGGATTCCCAACGGCTCCACCATCACCTGGCAGTGGACTCAGGTGGACGGGCCCGCCGGCGGCGCCGTCATCGCGACCCCGAACGCGGCGTCCACCAACGTGACGTTCAACCAGGGCGGGACGTACGTTTTCCGGGCGGTGGCCACGGACAGCCACCTCAAAACCAGCGACGACGTGCGGGTTACGGTCCCCTTTATCCGGGTGACGCCCGCGTCAGTGACCACGACGGAGGGTGGAGCGGACGCGTCCTTCCAGATCGTGCTGACCACTCAGCCGACGTCCACGGTCACGATCAGCGTGAGCAACACGGACACGACGGAAGGGCAGATCCTCGATTCGGGGGGCAATCCCCTCACGCAGGTCCAGTTCACAACGTCCAACTGGAACACGCCGCAAACTGTCGTGGTTCGTCCGGTGGACGATTTCATTCGGGACGGCAACATCACCTACACGGTAACCGTCGGGCCGGTCACCAGCAGCGATACACGCTTCAGCGGGGAGAATCCGCCGGACGTGACGGTGACCAACAACGACAACGACACGCCGGGGATTGCGGTGACTCCCCTGAGCATCGTCACGACGGAGGCCGGGGGCACCGCTTCCTTCTCCGTGGTTCTCACGTCCCAGCCGCAGGGAGGCAATGTCGATATTCCCGTATCCAGCAGCAATGTGGGAGAGGGCACCGTGTCGACGGCGACCCTGACCTTCACGGGCACAAACTGGAACAGCCCCCAGACGGTGACGGTCACCGGAGTGGACGATACCGCCCTCGACTTCACGCAAGCCTACACAGTGGTTCTGGGACCGGCGACCAGTGCGGATCCGGACTACAACGGCATGGATCCTTCCGATGTGGCGGCCGCGAACCTGGATAACGAAACGATTCCCGATCCGGATCAGGCCTGGGGCAACTGCGGGGCGACCGGGGCCGAAGGGCTCCTGGCGTTCCTGGTCGTGGCCTTCTGGCGG
Coding sequences within:
- a CDS encoding PA14 domain-containing protein; its protein translation is MNGGGMGMFRPWVRASRRGLGWLLLTALVGLSSGAAPALQAVPNGLLGERFSAQGWTGTVTRRIDATVNFTSFAAADFSDNSADDLSVRWVGCVRAPGTGTTPVNVTFYCRSDDGCRVWVDGVPVVDQWRYQGIPGAPGPSGTIALMPGQLYSIVVEMFEGGGGEGCILEWSYPGQAQQVIPTGSLFAQVAPPQFSVAAGTLSNCAALSIRCPTPGATVQVSINGGVATPYTGPIVIGSGTTTVTATASRTTPGATLSNSTTSATFTVNDTTPPAIAMVQSYGENKVRLVFSEPVTQASAENTANYTFTPAATVTGAALQYDQQTVILTVTGLTAGTDYILRVNNVQDRAGPANAIPGPPGGSVTYSGAYKVFTHRPWRETNLVDWYRFDERVGITAADSSGSATGGNNGTLPPQDLVGGNTGPYWIEEGKFLGALFFDGENDFVTISDVAPVVGGGPASVAFWVRTGMRTGGTNANLYQAPAVLGVEVGGANDIRYGAFNQSGQILAQAGDSNPIVAGTNVVNWQWHHVVFTRDPTTGQFRAYINGDREVPAAVTGDAGAKTGALTRMAWPNGTPFWSACAAALDELRIYNAILTQAEAVSLANTIPRVLASGPTQPVDVGATATLSASLSPAQDDGIPNGSTITWQWTQVDGPAGGAVIATPNAASTNVTFNQGGTYVFRAVATDSHLKTSDDVRVTVPFIRVTPASVTTTEGGADASFQIVLTTQPTSTVTISVSNTDTTEGQILDSGGNPLTQVQFTTSNWNTPQTVVVRPVDDFIRDGNITYTVTVGPVTSSDTRFSGENPPDVTVTNNDNDTPGIAVTPLSIVTTEAGGTASFSVVLTSQPQGGNVDIPVSSSNVGEGTVSTATLTFTGTNWNSPQTVTVTGVDDTALDFTQAYTVVLGPATSADPDYNGMDPSDVAAANLDNETIPDPDQAWGNCGATGAEGLLAFLVVAFWRRRARKRP